Below is a window of Flavobacterium sp. N2820 DNA.
AGTATGTTTTCTTTTTAATTTTAATGTAATGTCACAGGAAAGTAAATTAAACAATCCTTCTAAACTTACTATTGAATTCATAAAAGACTATAAAAAATGGAATGATTTTGCTTATAATCTGAGTCAAACCAATACCAATGATGAAAAAATAGAACTTGAATACAAAAAATTAATCTCAAAATATTGCCAATCAAGTAAAACCCATCAAGGAATATCTTATGGAAGCAATTCTAATCATTGTCCTGATCAAGAAAAAATAATCAAAGAAGTTATCAAAAAAAACAAAGCCATAATTACTACAAAATTTAGAGACAAAGAATTTGACTATTTAGAATCAGATTATGAGTATCATTTTATAAAAGTAGATGAAAAATGGTTTTTAGAGGAAATATATCTAATTGACGAAGAGGGAAAATATGAAGGGATTTAATTATGATATTATCTTAAAAATTGAAATTCAACCAGTTATCATTTATTGCACTTAACAAATAGAGTGAATAAAATTCTATTTCAAATCTAAATGGAGTTCCATTATTGGTAAAAACCTATCTTTTATAGAGGTGTCTATTTGTCCAATCGTTTTGAAACCGTGTTTTTTATAAAAATTCTCAGCGTTTGGATCAGCTTCGAGAACTACTTTTTGAAATTTTAAAGCTTTACATCTGTCTAAAAAATCACTCATTAAAAATGTTCCCAATCCTAATCCTATATATTCAGGAAGTAAGAATAAATTATCCAATTGAACCACATTTTCTTCTAAAATAACATAAGAATAATAACCAACAACCAAATCATTCATTACCAATTTATACACTTCGTTTGTTCCAATGTAATTTGTGGCTATCGTCAATTGTGAAGACCAACTCTCCATTTGTTCGTTAGAATAACCCCAATGCGCTTTTGACTTTTTGGTAATATCAGTCAAAATTTTAGCATCTTCTGTGATGGCTTTCGATATAATGGTTTTGTTAAATTGTTCTTCCATGAGTGAATTAGTATAAATATCAAGTAAAACTAAAATGCCTTTTATTCCAATTGCCATTCAAAAAATTCTTCTTCAATAGAAAGTACAATTCGCTCCGATTTTCCATTTTCAATTTTCCAATGAGCAGAATAACTTCCAGCTCCATCAGAAAAAAATGCAAAAAGAATATAATGATCTTTAAATCTTTTTAATTCGAATTGTGATTCAAAAAGCGCTCCAGAAAAATTCGGGTTAAACATTTGACTAGTTTCTAAAGGAATTCTTTTTTGACTTATAATTAATTCTAATTTCTTTAATTCATTTTTCGGAAAATCTAATCCTCTATCAGAACCAAACCAATCTTGTTTGTCAATTTTACACAAATATCTTAAATCACTTTCTAAACAATATTCAAAGGTATGTTTAGAAGTATCAAACTGTTGTATTTCCCAATAAATACTAGTATTATCATCTATTTTAATAGTACCATTTTTTTGTCCAAATAAATTTGAAAATGAAATTATAAATACTAATACTTGAATTGTAGTTGTCATTTAAATTATTTTTTAGCCTTTAAGCATTCTCAAATATACCTAAATTCCAAAAATAATCAAGAAACTATAAAAAACAAAAAAGCCTTGCGTTTGCAAGGCTTTTTTGTGATCGCGCCAGGATTCGAACCTGGGACCTACTCATTAGAAGTGAGTTGCTCTATCCAGCTGAGCTACGCAACCTATTTTATTTTTGTCGGGGTGGCAGGATTCGAACCTGCGGCCTCCTGCTCCCAAAGCAGGCGCGATAACCGGGCTACGCTACACCCCGAAGACAAAAAAAGCGGAGAGACAGGGACTCGAACCCTGGCGACGGTTACCCGTCGACAGATTAGCAATCTGCTCCGTTACCACTCCGGCACCTCTCCTTTAATTCTGCAAGAACTTATCTTTTTTGCGGTTGCAAATGTATGTTTTCATTCGTTAATATACAACTATTATTAGACTTTTTTTATTTATTTTTAAATATAAATCTTAAAAGTGCTTATATTCAATACAATAACATTATCCAAAAAAACAGATAATTTTAATTATTTTACAAAAACAGTATTTCCTTTTTGTTTTATAATCATTTTCTCAAATTATCAATACCCAATTTCATTTCCCCTTTTTATTAGAATTATGATATTTTCTTTATCCAAATTAGAATAAAATTAGTAAATTCGCAATTCAAATTAAAAATCACAATCATGAGCAAAAAAGTAGTTATAGTTTCTGCCGTAAGAACTCCAATTGGAAGTTTTATGGGAGCTTTATCAAGTGTACCTGCTACAAAATTAGGAGCAGCTGCTATTAAAGGTGCTTTAAATAAAATCAATTTAGACCCAAAACTTGTTGACGAAGTATTAATGGGTAATGTAGTTCAAGCCGGAAACGGTCAAGCTCCTGCAAGACAAGCCGCTTTATATGCTGGTTTATCTGAAAATGTTGCTTGTACTACTGTAAATAAAGTTTGTGCTTCGGGTATGA
It encodes the following:
- a CDS encoding RhsIA family immunity protein, encoding MSQESKLNNPSKLTIEFIKDYKKWNDFAYNLSQTNTNDEKIELEYKKLISKYCQSSKTHQGISYGSNSNHCPDQEKIIKEVIKKNKAIITTKFRDKEFDYLESDYEYHFIKVDEKWFLEEIYLIDEEGKYEGI
- a CDS encoding GNAT family N-acetyltransferase, with product MAIGIKGILVLLDIYTNSLMEEQFNKTIISKAITEDAKILTDITKKSKAHWGYSNEQMESWSSQLTIATNYIGTNEVYKLVMNDLVVGYYSYVILEENVVQLDNLFLLPEYIGLGLGTFLMSDFLDRCKALKFQKVVLEADPNAENFYKKHGFKTIGQIDTSIKDRFLPIMELHLDLK